The genome window CGTCCGAAAACCCATCTACACGTGCTCTTCTATTCCCACAAGCCCGTTCCCCTGAAACGAACCCATCTAATAGCGAGCTGAGAGGCGATATCCCGGGACTTAAGTTTCATTTCCGTGGCTTTCTCGAAGCCGTGAACATGTCAAAGAACGTTTCTATTGCCCTGAAGCACCGGATTATCATTTTATCTTCAGGACCATCCCACCGTAGATACCTGTAAAACTCAGCTAAGGACAAAACACCACCTGGCTCATTTAGGAAAGTACTTTAGAATATCGTTTGAATTATGTCTTAATAAAGTGTAAATAGTTGACTAGTTAAACACACAAACTTTTACGCAATCGAAAAATATAAAAAGATTGCATCCAAAATACGCTCAGGTGATACCATGGACTTTGCGATGTTCATGGAGAGATACGGGTATAAAGCCCTGTGGTATGCAATGCTCCTCTTTGTCATCGTTGGAATACCAATCTGGCTTGGCTATGCCCTTGTATCGCACGGGTTCTTCACAAAGAGTCAGGCGGCTTTCATAGTCGGGCTTTTCATAGTCGCTTCTGTAATAGCGGCGAACTTTGGAAAGTTCATGAACACGACAACGAGCCTTTTCAGCAGGCTCGGCTACAACAACAGGGCCAAGCTCTTCGAGGATAAGAAGAAGATCGAGCGCGAGAGGGAGAAGCTTAAGGAGGAGGGAGGAAAGCTCTACTGATGGGCCTCGGTTAACCCTCTTTTCTTCACCATTCAGCGTGGCTAACGCTCGTCATTGGCCCAAGGGAATTGGGAAAGACTTTTTAAAAAGCAACCGGAAGAATAATGGGGAATGACGAGCGTTTACCGGTCTGATTCGCTACCAGATGAAGAGACTGGCACTGGCCGACCCCTACTTCTCCCCGGAGAGTTCGTGCTTGACAAGCTCAACTATATCCTCGTGTATATCCTCGACGCTCGCGAGGGCGTTAACGATCTTCATCTCAGGGAAGCGCTCCGCTAACCTTAGGTAGTTCTCGCGGACGGCTTTTTGGAGTTCAGCTATCCTATCGAACTCGCTCTTTATGCTTCTTCTGTTTATGCGCCTCATGCTCTCCCTGACCGGGAGGTCAAGCAGTATAACTATGTCGGGCCTTACGGCAAACCTGTTCAAGCCGATGAGCCACTCAAGGTTGAGCCCTCTAGCCCACTGGTAAGCGAGGGACGAATAGAAGTAGCGGTCGGAGATGACGATTTTACCCTCTTTAATGGCTGGTTTGATGAGCTTCTCAACATGTTCGGCTCGATCAGCCGCAAAGAGGAGCGCCTCGGCCTCGTGGCTTATCCTAGCGCCGTCTATTATGCCCTCTCTTCCGCCCGTAAGAACGAGCCTCCTGATGAGCTTGCCGAAGGCTGTATCCGTCGGTTCCTTCGTCAGGACGACCTCCTTTCCCCTCTCCTCGAACCATTCGGCAAGAAGCCTTGCCTGAGTTGATTTACCTGCACCATCAATGCCTTCTATGACTATGAAAGTCCCCACAGCCCTCACCTCCACGGATGAAACTGGTGAAGTGGTTACCTTTTAACCTTTTTCTGCGAAGGCTTTGCGAAAAAAACAGGGAAAACTGAAGCATCAGAGGTTCCTTTTCATGTGGTCAAGTAAAGTCCACATGCTGCCGAACTCTTTCTGCTCTCCTTTGTGGTGAAGTTCTATCGTCCCGTCCGGCCTGAAGCGCAGTCCAAAGTCATAGCCCCCCTTGTTTAACTTGTGGAGAAAGACCTCCTTCGGCTTGGGGGGCAGATAGCTCGTCATCATG of Thermococcus sp. contains these proteins:
- the tmk gene encoding dTMP kinase, which translates into the protein MGTFIVIEGIDGAGKSTQARLLAEWFEERGKEVVLTKEPTDTAFGKLIRRLVLTGGREGIIDGARISHEAEALLFAADRAEHVEKLIKPAIKEGKIVISDRYFYSSLAYQWARGLNLEWLIGLNRFAVRPDIVILLDLPVRESMRRINRRSIKSEFDRIAELQKAVRENYLRLAERFPEMKIVNALASVEDIHEDIVELVKHELSGEK